The Synchiropus splendidus isolate RoL2022-P1 chromosome 11, RoL_Sspl_1.0, whole genome shotgun sequence genome contains a region encoding:
- the si:ch211-255i20.3 gene encoding transmembrane emp24 domain-containing protein 11, whose product MGLRGTGLVLQCYLVLAAAMYFDLGEQEEKCIIEEVPDDMLVTGYFLLEPWDLKTFRDTPHLGVTVTVRDPNHEVVMSKRYGKFSKFTFTTHMSGQHYLCFQTNSTRFSVFAGERLKLHLDVQMGQHSIDRSPDRTKDNLKVLEASLSHLTDQMLYITRQQDYQREREESFRQMSEDTNSSVLWWAVVQTSILLSVGFWQMKRLRDFFISKKLV is encoded by the exons ATGGGGCTGCGAGGTACAGGACTTGTGCTGCAGTGTTACCTGGTGCTGGCTGCGGCCATGTACTTTGATCTTGGAGAGCAGGAGGAAAAATGCATCATAGAGGAGGTTCCTGATGACATGCTGGTGACGG GATATTTCCTACTGGAGCCCTGGGACTTGAAGACGTTCAGAGACACCCCGCATCTTGGGGTCACTGTGACAGTGCGTGACCCAAATCATGAG GTGGTCATGTCTAAGCGTTATGGAAAATTCAGTAAATTCACCTTCACCACTCACATGTCCGGACAGCACTACCTCTGCTTCCAAACCAACTCCACGAGGTTCTCTGTGTTCGCTGGAGAACGGCTG AAGCTGCACCTGGACGTCCAGATGGGGCAGCACTCCATTGACCGCAGTCCTGACCGAACCAAAGACAACTTGAAGGTACTGGAAGCCAGCCTAAGTCACCTGACCGACCAGATGTTGTACATCACGAGGCAGCAGGACTATCAGAGG GAGCGGGAGGAGTCATTCCGTCAGATGAGTGAAGACACCAACAGTTCCGTGCTGTGGTGGGCCGTGGTTCAGACCTCCATCCTGCTGTCTGTCGGCTTCTGGCAGATGAAACGACTCCGAgacttcttcatctccaaaaaGCTGGTCTGA
- the LOC128767465 gene encoding LOW QUALITY PROTEIN: probable E3 SUMO-protein ligase RNF212 (The sequence of the model RefSeq protein was modified relative to this genomic sequence to represent the inferred CDS: deleted 2 bases in 1 codon), with protein MAHWICCNSCFVFPSNERRLAITSCGHVVCNACHQRSKPGECLICNTSCQISPLSNKSCAEVKALFTDVGLTAKKYVTEINKVLMFQARHHKRLLTHYKQKSEKLEQEMQQMTKKMNEQSSYISKLEYSLQHQSAKTSSMPPMNFSGRTPRNSVLQPLSRHPSTHNIMEIVDGSSMFRKASPLIQPITSSRLSLISSPLLAQMGAPHKASAAAHPHRPLSQNSLANTTRSATVSSCHGTPVTPGLCLDSFGRMSGWESPIFNPSTPHRRSPMSSLASSNKRANCTGPWRLVL; from the exons ATGGCCCACTGGATCTGCTGCAATTCCTGCTTCGTGTTCCCATCCAACGAACGAAGACTCGCTATCACCAGCTGTGGACATGTCGTCTGCAATGCTTGTCATCAGAGAA GTAAACCAGGCGAGTGTTTAATATGCAACACAAGTTGTCAAATTTCTCCTCTCTCTAATAAA AGCTGCGCAGAGGTGAAGGCCTTGTTTACAGATGTTGGTCTTACTGCGAAAAAATATGTCACAGAAATCAATAAG GTTCTCATGTTTCAGGCACGGCATCACAAAAGACTGCTGACACATTACAAGCAAAAA AGTGAGAAACTGGAGCAGGAGATGCAGCAGATGACCAA GAAAATGAACGAGCAGAGCTCCTACATCTCAAAGCTTGAATACTCTCTTCAGCATCAGAG TGCCAAGACGTCTTCGATGCCACCCATGAACTTCAGTGGACGCACGCCACGTAATTCTG tcCTTCAACCCCTTTCCAGACATCCATCGACTCATAACAT AATGGAGATTGTGGATGGCAGCAGCATGTTCAGGAAAGCAAGTCCACTCATTCAA CccatcacctcctccagacTCTCATTAATCAGTTCTCCGCTGCTGGCACAGATGGGTGCGCCACACAAGGCTTCAGCAG CCGCTCATCCTCACAGGCCGCTCAGTCAGAACAGCTTGGCTAACACGACACGCTCTGCAACAGTCAG TAGTTGTCACGGAACACCCGTGACTCCAGGTCTGTGTCTTGATTCGTTTGGCCGGATGTCGGGGTGGGAGTCCCCCATCTTCAATCCCTCCACCCCCCACAGACGCTCCCCCATGTCCTCC CTTGCGTCCTCCAACAAACGTGCAAACTGCACAGGGCCGTGGCGTTTGGTTCTGTGA
- the spon2b gene encoding spondin-2b encodes MHTTQRTSFTLEMLYYPIMMVLTMGGGVHPMPVPTDVPMCTASEPATYSLTFTGKWTKAAFPKQYPVYRPPAQWSTLIGVTHSSDYHMWQRNEFASNGVRDFTERGEAWTLMEEVEADGERIQSVSGIFSAPALVGGTGQMNTEFEVVARHSFLSFLVRLVPSPDWFVGVDSVNLCDGDEWKDSLTLELFPYDAGTDSGFTFSSPNFATIPQDKITQITSSFPSHPANSFYYPRLKHLPAIAKVTLTKIKKTNQIFSLPMEVTQSNLLPTGNEIEDKLINTPLDCEVSVWSPWGLCKGKCGDSGVQHRTRYILLHPANNGAACPVLEQERKCFPDNCL; translated from the exons ATGCACACCACTCAGAGGACCTCTTTCACCCTGGAGATGCTCTACTATCCCATCATGATGGTGCTGACGATGGGCGGCGGGGTTCACCCTATGCCCGTTCCTACTGACGTGCCCATGTGCACTGCATCAGAGCCGGCAACGTACAGCTTGACATTCACAGGCAAGTGGACCAAGGCAGCTTTCCCAAAGCAGTATCCAGTGTACCGCCCCCCAGCACAGTGGTCCACTCTCATCG GGGTGACGCACAGCTCTGACTACCACATGTGGCAGCGTAATGAGTTCGCCAGCAACGGTGTGAGGGATTtcacagagagaggagaagctTGGACACTGATGGAGGAAGTTGAGGCGGACGGGGAACGCATCCAGAGTGTGTCCGGGATCTTCTCCGCTCCTGCCCTTGTGGGAGGCACTGGCCAGATGAACACCGAGTTTGAGGTCGTTGCCAGGCACTCCTTC TTGTCCTTTCTGGTTCGACTCGTCCCGAGCCCGGACTGGTTTGTGGGCGTGGACAGCGTCAACCTGTGTGATGGTGATGAATGGAAAGACAGTTTGACACTGGAGCTTTTTCCCTACGACGCTGGAACTGACAGCGGCTTCACTTTCTCCTCTCCTAACTTTGCAACAATCCCACAGGACAAAATCACTCAG ATCACATCGTCCTTCCCGAGCCATCCTGCCAACTCCTTCTATTACCCGCGTCTGAAGCACCTCCCGGCCATCGCCAAAGTCACACTGACCAAGATAAAGAAGACCAATCAGATTTTCagccttcccatggaggtgacTCAGTCCAACCTGCTGCCCACAGGAAATGAAATCGAAGACAAGCTGATAA ACACGCCGCTGGACTGCGAGGTGTCAGTGTGGTCACCGTGGGGTTTGTGCAAAGGCAAGTGTGGCGACTCAGGCGTGCAGCATCGCACGCGCTACATCCTGCTGCACCCGGCCAACAACGGCGCCGCCTGCCCCGTGTTGGAACAGGAGCGAAAGTGCTTCCCTGACAACTGTTTATGA